The genomic interval GTGCCGTGTCCAGTTCGTTTAACTTATCCATGTAAGTCAATATCTGGTTCAGTTGATTTGTAAATAGCTCGATATCTTCCTTGGAGAAAGAAAGCCTGGCCAGCTTGGCCACATGCTGGACATCCTCGCGGCTGATCTTCACGTTTTTCCCTCGCTTTGCTATTTAAATGTCAGGGGCGTCAATTCCAGCGACTCACCCGCCAGATGCGAGCCA from Thermodesulfobacteriota bacterium carries:
- the gatC gene encoding Asp-tRNA(Asn)/Glu-tRNA(Gln) amidotransferase subunit GatC — protein: MKISREDVQHVAKLARLSFSKEDIELFTNQLNQILTYMDKLNELDTAHVEPTHHALAITNAFREDAIRPSVSNEKSLANAPAKADGSFTVPRII